The following are from one region of the Hymenobacter radiodurans genome:
- a CDS encoding N-acetylmuramoyl-L-alanine amidase family protein, which yields MRSIFLFLVLLLTSFQAFSQGTYRLVTARAGDGTHTLLRRYGLNPTRHLRPFLALNQAKLGKNQSLIVGHKYRLPVASPPPSPKEVKRTVATAKTVGPIPPASLFGPTYGGVTVRTQQLRGAVLYVSAGHGGPDPGAIGQYGSAALAEDEYAYDVTLRLARALMEHGAQVYMIIQDPNDGIRDQAVLPIDYDEVTYPRQTIPLNQLARLRQGINAVNSLHARHKGAYQRLLTLHVDSRSAGQNIDVFFYHNSNSKAGQQLAQRIHQTFTARYRRAQPNRPYSGNVSTRNSLYVVRKSLAPTVFMELGNIRNDKDQRRFVIPDNRQALANWICEGIIADYRSRR from the coding sequence TTGCGTTCTATTTTCCTTTTCCTAGTACTGCTGCTGACTTCGTTTCAGGCGTTTAGTCAGGGTACCTACCGCCTGGTTACGGCCCGTGCCGGCGACGGCACCCACACCTTGCTGCGGCGCTACGGCCTGAATCCGACGAGGCACTTACGTCCTTTTTTGGCACTAAATCAGGCGAAGCTGGGCAAAAATCAGAGCTTGATTGTAGGCCATAAATACCGCCTACCCGTGGCCTCGCCCCCACCCAGCCCCAAGGAGGTAAAAAGAACGGTAGCCACTGCCAAAACGGTGGGCCCCATTCCGCCGGCCAGCTTGTTTGGCCCCACTTACGGGGGCGTAACTGTTCGCACCCAGCAACTACGAGGGGCTGTACTGTACGTATCTGCCGGCCACGGCGGGCCCGATCCGGGGGCTATTGGGCAGTATGGTAGCGCCGCGTTGGCCGAAGACGAATATGCTTATGACGTAACGCTGCGGCTGGCTAGGGCCTTGATGGAGCACGGCGCACAGGTGTATATGATCATCCAGGACCCCAACGACGGCATCCGCGACCAGGCTGTGCTGCCCATTGACTACGACGAAGTAACGTATCCGCGCCAGACTATTCCGCTTAATCAATTGGCTCGTCTGCGCCAGGGCATCAATGCCGTGAATAGCCTGCATGCCCGGCACAAGGGCGCTTACCAACGCCTACTGACGCTGCACGTGGACAGTCGGAGCGCCGGCCAGAACATCGACGTTTTTTTCTACCACAACTCCAACAGCAAGGCGGGTCAGCAGTTGGCGCAGCGCATTCACCAAACCTTTACCGCCCGCTACCGCCGCGCCCAGCCCAACCGGCCTTACTCCGGCAATGTATCGACGCGCAATTCGCTGTACGTGGTGCGCAAGAGCCTCGCCCCGACTGTATTCATGGAACTGGGCAACATCCGCAACGACAAAGACCAGCGCCGCTTCGTTATTCCAGATAACCGGCAGGCCTTAGCCAACTGGATCTGCGAGGGCATTATAGCTGATTACCGCTCTCGTCGTTAG
- a CDS encoding HipA family kinase, with amino-acid sequence MPANLSLRTVDVTRYVTPLREGGSLPALAEADDGFLYVLKFRGAGQGIKALIAELIVGEIARVMGLRVPELVFCQLDEAFGRTEPDEEIQDLLRASTGVNLGLHYLSGAITFDPLVTAIEPYLASQIVWLDSLTLNVDRTARNTNMLMWHKELWLIDHGAALYVHHAGSGWAQPERQRSFAQVKDHVLLPKAAELEAVNAESRALLSGSVIRDIVALVPDEWLLEAFSADTTAQEQRTAYVEFLEARLAASDTFVQEAQHARQALI; translated from the coding sequence ATGCCGGCTAATCTTTCTTTGAGAACCGTTGATGTAACGCGCTATGTGACGCCACTGCGAGAAGGTGGCTCCCTACCGGCACTAGCAGAGGCAGACGACGGATTTCTGTACGTTTTAAAATTCAGAGGAGCAGGGCAGGGCATTAAAGCTCTCATTGCCGAACTCATTGTGGGCGAAATAGCGCGCGTGATGGGGCTGCGCGTGCCGGAGCTGGTATTTTGTCAGCTCGATGAAGCCTTTGGGCGCACCGAGCCCGACGAAGAAATTCAGGATTTGCTGCGCGCCAGCACCGGCGTCAACCTGGGGCTGCATTACCTGTCGGGCGCTATCACCTTCGACCCGCTGGTAACTGCTATCGAGCCCTATCTGGCCTCCCAGATTGTGTGGCTCGACTCCCTAACCTTGAACGTCGACCGCACTGCCCGCAACACTAATATGCTGATGTGGCACAAGGAGTTATGGTTGATTGACCACGGCGCGGCCCTCTATGTGCACCACGCCGGCTCTGGCTGGGCTCAGCCGGAACGCCAGCGCTCCTTTGCCCAGGTGAAAGACCATGTGTTGTTGCCCAAAGCCGCTGAGTTGGAAGCCGTGAATGCCGAAAGCCGAGCATTGCTTTCAGGTAGTGTTATCCGAGATATTGTGGCTTTGGTGCCCGACGAATGGCTACTGGAAGCATTTTCAGCGGATACCACGGCCCAGGAGCAGCGCACGGCCTATGTGGAGTTTTTGGAAGCTCGCCTCGCCGCATCAGATACTTTTGTTCAAGAAGCGCAGCATGCCCGACAAGCACTTATTTGA
- a CDS encoding DUF3037 domain-containing protein has translation MPDKHLFEYAVLRVVPRVEREEFLNVGVIVYCRAQGFLQTQFEVPGARLRAFAGDQLDMQELTERLQAFERICRGRTEGGPIGQLPIAERFRWLTATRSTVVQTSPVHPGLCEDAAATLARLHAQLVQ, from the coding sequence ATGCCCGACAAGCACTTATTTGAGTATGCCGTTCTGCGCGTGGTGCCGCGCGTGGAGCGAGAGGAGTTCCTGAACGTCGGCGTCATTGTGTACTGTCGGGCGCAGGGCTTTTTGCAAACGCAGTTTGAGGTGCCCGGAGCGCGCCTGCGCGCTTTTGCCGGCGACCAACTGGATATGCAGGAGCTAACCGAACGCTTACAGGCTTTTGAGCGAATCTGTCGGGGGCGAACCGAGGGTGGCCCCATTGGTCAATTGCCTATTGCTGAGCGGTTTCGTTGGCTTACGGCCACGCGTAGCACGGTGGTGCAAACCTCGCCCGTACACCCCGGACTCTGCGAAGATGCCGCCGCGACGCTGGCGCGTTTGCACGCGCAGCTTGTGCAGTGA
- a CDS encoding STAS/SEC14 domain-containing protein, producing the protein MSNNYHIYYENPVGRAVDDPMGFARLTYQPGLRSFDEFKDLLRHVMKLLIRQQDGCLLIDQRVMTPFTPEEQEYVIQQWLPRLVEEGGYRYGAVLVAQNVFARLATATVISAVRDLSITYQYFEQEAEAITWLMSQQRQAVRA; encoded by the coding sequence ATGTCGAATAACTACCACATTTATTATGAGAATCCCGTAGGGCGAGCCGTGGATGATCCGATGGGTTTTGCCCGCCTCACCTATCAGCCCGGCTTACGTTCCTTTGACGAATTCAAAGACCTCTTAAGGCACGTCATGAAGCTGCTGATTCGGCAGCAAGATGGCTGCCTGCTTATCGATCAGAGGGTAATGACTCCTTTCACGCCCGAAGAGCAGGAGTACGTGATTCAGCAGTGGCTCCCGCGCTTGGTGGAAGAAGGTGGCTATCGATATGGAGCTGTGCTGGTAGCGCAAAATGTATTTGCGCGTCTGGCTACGGCCACCGTGATATCTGCCGTGCGCGACTTATCCATCACGTACCAATACTTTGAGCAGGAAGCTGAAGCCATCACCTGGCTTATGAGTCAGCAACGCCAGGCAGTAAGGGCTTAG
- a CDS encoding MFS transporter: protein MSQVLTAVPPASPTRARLAIALFFFVSGFGFATWASRIPLIQHQLGLNEAQLGGVLLALPAGLMLTLPVTGQLLQHFSSRHVMMAGAILYNGALALLGFATHTWQLVALLFCFGSSRNLLNLSMNAQSVGVQALYKRSIIASFHGVWSVAGFAAAGVGTLLIRGSVPISYHFLGVAVLLTALSLAFFPNALALPPSPPATKSRFSWPDKHLLKYGLITFASMACEGTLYDWTGVYLVQAVHAPKELATLGFTAYLVAMTTGRFLGDWAVSRFGTKLMLQASGILMTTGLLLAAAFPTPLLAGVGFVLGGLGVSCVVPLVFGLVGKASPERAGAAIASVSTVSYFGFLIVPPLVGFVAKASNLRWSFALVALLGGLVVWLVPKLREEA from the coding sequence ATGAGTCAGGTATTGACTGCCGTGCCCCCCGCATCTCCCACGCGGGCGCGACTTGCCATTGCACTATTCTTCTTTGTCTCAGGGTTTGGGTTTGCTACCTGGGCCTCTCGCATTCCCCTGATTCAACACCAGCTTGGGCTTAATGAGGCGCAGCTGGGAGGCGTTTTGCTGGCCCTGCCAGCTGGCCTAATGCTCACGCTGCCCGTTACCGGTCAGTTATTACAGCATTTCAGTAGCCGCCATGTGATGATGGCGGGCGCTATTCTCTACAATGGTGCACTAGCGCTTCTGGGTTTTGCTACCCACACCTGGCAGCTGGTAGCACTGCTATTCTGCTTTGGATCTTCTCGTAATCTGCTCAATCTGAGTATGAACGCGCAGTCGGTGGGCGTGCAGGCTTTGTATAAGCGCTCCATCATTGCTTCGTTTCATGGTGTGTGGAGCGTGGCGGGGTTTGCGGCTGCGGGAGTTGGCACCTTGCTGATTCGAGGCTCGGTGCCCATTAGCTACCACTTTTTGGGCGTAGCGGTGCTGCTCACGGCGCTGTCATTGGCGTTTTTCCCGAATGCGTTGGCGCTGCCGCCGTCACCACCCGCTACCAAATCGCGCTTTTCGTGGCCCGACAAACACCTGTTAAAATATGGCCTTATCACGTTCGCTTCTATGGCCTGCGAAGGCACGCTTTATGACTGGACGGGTGTGTACTTGGTGCAGGCAGTGCACGCACCCAAGGAATTAGCAACATTAGGCTTTACGGCCTACCTAGTTGCCATGACTACGGGCCGCTTCCTCGGCGACTGGGCAGTAAGCCGTTTTGGCACCAAGCTCATGTTGCAAGCCAGCGGCATCCTAATGACAACCGGCTTATTGCTGGCGGCCGCTTTTCCAACGCCTCTGTTGGCCGGCGTGGGGTTCGTGCTGGGCGGGCTGGGCGTGTCATGCGTGGTGCCGCTGGTGTTTGGGCTCGTTGGCAAGGCTAGTCCTGAGCGCGCTGGGGCCGCTATTGCTTCTGTTTCGACGGTGAGCTATTTCGGTTTTCTGATCGTGCCGCCGCTAGTAGGGTTCGTGGCGAAAGCTTCTAATCTGCGCTGGTCGTTTGCGCTGGTAGCGCTTCTGGGTGGGCTGGTGGTATGGCTGGTACCCAAGCTGCGGGAAGAAGCATAA
- a CDS encoding aldo/keto reductase produces MTYGTPTDRWPWALNEEQSRPFIQKALELGINFFDTADVYSNGASEEVVGRALRDFASRDDVVIATKVYNAMGAGPNDKGLSRKHIMKAIDASLKRLGTDYVDLYQIHRWDYDTPIEETLEALHDVVKAGKARYIGASSMFSWQFAQALYLADLHGWTRFVSMQPHYNLVYREEEREMLPLCQDQKIGVIPWSPLARGLLTGKRSKARNETERARTDIFGQALYSRDDDFDVAARVTEVAEARGLPNAQVALAWMLSKPVVTAPIIGASKTGHLEDAVAALDVQLSEDEITRLEELYLPHPVLGFA; encoded by the coding sequence ATGACCTACGGCACCCCCACCGACCGCTGGCCGTGGGCTCTAAACGAGGAGCAGAGCCGGCCTTTCATTCAGAAAGCGTTGGAACTGGGAATCAACTTTTTCGATACGGCCGACGTGTATTCCAACGGCGCCAGCGAGGAAGTAGTCGGGCGGGCCCTGCGCGACTTTGCCTCGCGCGACGACGTGGTTATTGCCACCAAAGTATATAATGCGATGGGGGCGGGCCCTAACGATAAAGGGCTGTCGCGCAAGCACATAATGAAGGCTATCGATGCCAGCCTCAAGCGCCTCGGCACCGACTACGTCGACCTCTATCAGATTCACCGCTGGGACTACGATACGCCCATTGAGGAAACGCTGGAGGCCCTGCACGACGTGGTGAAAGCGGGTAAGGCGCGCTACATCGGCGCATCCTCGATGTTTTCGTGGCAGTTCGCGCAGGCGCTGTATTTGGCGGATCTGCACGGCTGGACGCGCTTTGTGAGTATGCAGCCCCACTACAACCTCGTGTACCGGGAGGAAGAACGCGAAATGCTGCCGCTGTGTCAGGATCAGAAGATCGGCGTCATTCCGTGGTCGCCGCTGGCGCGCGGGCTGCTCACGGGCAAGCGCAGCAAAGCCCGCAACGAAACCGAACGCGCCCGCACCGATATCTTTGGCCAAGCGCTGTATTCCCGCGACGATGACTTCGACGTGGCGGCCCGCGTGACGGAAGTGGCCGAAGCCCGCGGTTTGCCCAATGCGCAGGTGGCATTGGCCTGGATGCTGTCGAAGCCCGTGGTGACAGCGCCCATCATTGGGGCCAGCAAAACCGGCCATCTTGAGGATGCCGTAGCCGCGCTGGATGTGCAGCTTTCTGAGGATGAGATTACGCGTCTGGAAGAGCTGTATTTACCTCACCCGGTGCTTGGCTTCGCCTAA
- a CDS encoding DUF4136 domain-containing protein, giving the protein MKTFLLLLLLSLAACAPEQVKDITQQSGVDFTTYKTYNFMDVSARNEAAFEGPGTGIETLKQAVSREMARRGYQQSDSPDLLVNIGVVIKDKTQTRQTTIQEAPLYIGQRNYRWQSQEVATGTYEEGTATIEVVDAARNELIWEGSVASILTPKPDKLTKRINDAFRTLFDKYPVPPQG; this is encoded by the coding sequence ATGAAAACGTTTCTTCTATTGCTTCTGCTGAGTTTGGCTGCCTGTGCACCTGAGCAGGTAAAAGATATCACGCAGCAATCGGGCGTCGATTTTACGACCTATAAAACCTATAACTTTATGGATGTGAGTGCTCGCAACGAGGCCGCATTCGAGGGCCCCGGCACCGGTATCGAAACCCTGAAGCAAGCCGTGAGCCGCGAGATGGCGCGGCGCGGCTATCAGCAGTCGGACTCGCCGGATCTGTTGGTGAATATTGGGGTCGTTATCAAGGACAAAACCCAAACCCGCCAGACTACTATTCAGGAAGCCCCCTTGTATATCGGGCAGCGCAACTACCGTTGGCAAAGCCAAGAGGTGGCAACGGGCACCTACGAAGAAGGTACCGCCACCATAGAAGTGGTGGACGCGGCCCGCAACGAACTGATTTGGGAAGGCTCGGTGGCCAGCATTCTGACACCCAAACCCGACAAGCTTACCAAGCGCATCAACGACGCCTTCAGAACGCTGTTTGACAAATACCCGGTGCCGCCCCAAGGCTAG
- a CDS encoding leucine-rich repeat-containing protein kinase family protein gives MHTLDQLRAGKLAGTTRLDLSEGLTEFPTEIFELADTLEILNLSGNKLSDLPPDFGRLHKLRILFCSDNQFASVPEVIGQCPQLSMVGFKANQIQTLPAAALTSALRWLILTDNQVRELPPDLGNCQYLQKLMLAGNQLTELPASMVACTRLELVRIAANRFEELPQWLLTLPHLSWLAYAGNPFSEEAEQKAVAQHPITTIDWAALTLQQQLGEGASGVIYQGQWQRENAASQAVAVKLFKGAVTSDGLPRSEMAACISAGVHTNLVAVGGKIGGHPAGVEGLVLDLIDPEFRNLAGPPSFLSCTRDVYADGTSFSLKAALQIAHGIAAAAEHLHAGGIMHGDLYAHNILATEAGASLLSDFGAACFFDPEKLESAHALQRLEVRAFGCLLEELVVRCQDSLVFPEALHTMRDLQAQCTQPTASARPLFAEIRQTLADVQTMGQVL, from the coding sequence ATGCATACGCTTGATCAACTGCGTGCTGGAAAGCTGGCCGGCACTACTCGCCTCGATTTATCTGAAGGCCTTACGGAGTTTCCCACTGAGATTTTTGAGCTGGCCGACACGCTCGAAATCCTCAATCTTTCCGGCAATAAGCTATCCGATTTGCCCCCCGACTTTGGGCGGCTGCACAAGCTGCGCATTCTGTTCTGTTCCGACAATCAGTTTGCCAGCGTGCCCGAGGTCATAGGTCAATGCCCGCAGTTGAGCATGGTTGGGTTTAAGGCAAATCAAATTCAAACTCTGCCGGCAGCGGCGCTTACGTCCGCGTTGCGCTGGCTTATTCTCACCGATAACCAGGTCCGCGAACTCCCGCCCGACTTGGGCAACTGCCAATACCTGCAAAAGCTAATGCTGGCCGGCAACCAGCTCACGGAACTGCCCGCGAGCATGGTGGCCTGTACGCGGTTGGAGCTGGTGCGCATTGCTGCCAATCGATTTGAGGAATTGCCGCAGTGGCTTTTAACGCTGCCGCACCTGTCGTGGCTGGCATATGCCGGCAATCCTTTTAGCGAGGAAGCCGAACAGAAGGCCGTAGCCCAACACCCCATCACTACCATCGATTGGGCTGCCCTAACCTTGCAGCAGCAGTTGGGCGAGGGAGCATCGGGGGTTATTTATCAGGGGCAATGGCAGCGCGAAAATGCGGCTTCGCAGGCCGTGGCGGTGAAGCTTTTCAAAGGCGCCGTGACCAGCGATGGGCTGCCGCGCAGCGAAATGGCGGCTTGCATCAGCGCCGGTGTTCACACTAATCTGGTGGCCGTGGGGGGCAAAATCGGTGGTCATCCCGCGGGCGTCGAAGGGTTAGTGCTGGACTTGATTGACCCAGAATTTCGCAATCTGGCCGGCCCCCCCAGCTTTTTATCGTGCACCCGCGACGTGTACGCGGATGGTACGAGCTTTAGCTTAAAAGCTGCCTTGCAAATTGCCCACGGCATTGCTGCCGCCGCTGAGCACCTGCACGCCGGCGGCATCATGCATGGCGACTTATATGCCCACAATATTCTGGCTACGGAAGCCGGCGCCAGCCTGCTTAGCGACTTTGGTGCCGCCTGCTTCTTCGACCCCGAAAAATTGGAAAGCGCTCATGCCTTGCAGCGCTTGGAAGTGCGGGCCTTCGGTTGCTTGCTGGAAGAACTTGTAGTCCGTTGCCAAGACTCACTGGTTTTTCCCGAAGCCTTACATACGATGCGGGACTTGCAGGCGCAATGCACGCAACCTACTGCTTCGGCCAGGCCACTATTTGCCGAAATCCGCCAGACATTGGCAGATGTGCAAACTATGGGGCAAGTCTTGTAA